The Candidatus Margulisiibacteriota bacterium genome has a segment encoding these proteins:
- the ftsZ gene encoding cell division protein FtsZ: MPSRGDDIRKFANIKVFGVGGAGTNAVNRMIGSGLKGVEFWVANTDLQALNVSLADHKLELGSKTTRGLGAGANPELGSKAAEESREEIAKVLEGVDMVFLTAGFGGGTGTGAAPVIAEVAKDMNVLTIAVVTKPFKFEGPVRISQAEAGLALLKEKVDALIVIPNDKLLQVVDKRTSMLDAFKVADDVLRHGVKGISDLITVPGLINLDFMDVKTIMCDAGSAMMGIGTASGENRAIEAAEQAISSPLLEETITGAKGVIFNVTGGSDLSLYEVSEAAQVIQNAVDQDANIIFGSVIDERMQGDIMITVIATGFKPRAKKEEPIFSEVPKVHEVKHSAVKEHIDIPGFLRNIASGR, encoded by the coding sequence ATGCCTTCGCGGGGTGATGATATAAGAAAGTTCGCCAATATAAAAGTTTTCGGCGTGGGAGGCGCAGGCACCAACGCCGTAAACCGCATGATAGGCAGCGGTCTCAAAGGTGTTGAGTTCTGGGTCGCCAACACCGACCTTCAGGCCCTCAATGTTTCGCTTGCCGACCACAAACTTGAACTCGGCTCCAAGACCACCAGAGGACTGGGCGCCGGAGCAAATCCCGAACTTGGCTCCAAAGCAGCCGAAGAATCGCGCGAAGAAATAGCCAAAGTTCTAGAAGGGGTGGATATGGTCTTTTTGACCGCGGGGTTTGGCGGAGGGACAGGCACAGGGGCCGCCCCGGTGATAGCGGAAGTTGCCAAGGACATGAATGTCCTAACGATAGCGGTCGTTACCAAGCCTTTCAAGTTTGAAGGCCCCGTCAGGATAAGCCAGGCAGAGGCCGGTCTTGCGCTGCTCAAGGAAAAAGTGGACGCTTTGATAGTGATACCCAACGACAAACTTCTGCAAGTGGTCGACAAGAGAACCTCAATGCTTGACGCCTTTAAAGTGGCTGACGATGTGCTGAGGCACGGCGTCAAAGGCATTTCCGATCTTATCACGGTCCCCGGTCTCATCAACCTGGATTTTATGGATGTAAAAACGATCATGTGCGACGCTGGATCTGCCATGATGGGGATCGGCACCGCCTCGGGAGAGAACAGGGCTATAGAAGCAGCAGAACAGGCCATCTCGTCCCCCCTGCTGGAGGAAACGATAACCGGAGCAAAAGGGGTCATCTTTAATGTGACGGGAGGCTCAGACCTTTCCCTTTACGAAGTAAGCGAGGCAGCTCAGGTTATACAGAACGCAGTAGATCAGGATGCCAATATTATTTTCGGCTCCGTTATTGATGAGAGGATGCAGGGCGATATCATGATAACCGTGATAGCCACCGGCTTTAAGCCAAGGGCCAAAAAAGAAGAGCCGATCTTCAGCGAAGTCCCCAAGGTCCACGAAGTTAAGCACTCTGCCGTAAAAGAACACATTGATATCCCGGGCTTTTTGAGGAACATCGCCTCAGGCAGATAA
- the polX gene encoding DNA polymerase/3'-5' exonuclease PolX: MDNRRLASFFWDIAKLLEFREEDIFRIRSYQKAAQAIEDHPVPLEEAFRSKGADAFKGIPGIGKSISEKIEEALVDGEPALLKEIKKKAPKGILELMEVNGIGPKLAKLLYKELKIGSVSMLKKAAAAGKLKGLPGIEEKKQENLLKAARVFLSKKGKVYLGEALLLARSLLKELRSKTFLDEAVICGSLRRMKEEIGDIDILASSKDPERAIDSFTKLPQVRRVLSKGPTKASIVLENLMSADLRVVPPNMAGSAIHYFTGSKQHNIRMRRLAIEKGVKLNEYGLFKNKKRIAGRTEEELFAALGLEFIPPELREDSGEVEKAKERSLPRLVEQKDIRGDLHVHSNYSDGKRSIEQMAAGAMALGYEYMAVTDHSKSSVIAGGLSRKELTAQMKEIDAINKKLKGFRVLKGVEVDIHGNGSLDLDDSLLEELDIVVASIHSRFGMKKEEMTERLIKAMENRNVDIIGHPTGRLLDRREPYEINMEELIETAAATGTALELNASPNRLDLNASHCRMAVSKGVKIAINTDSHDTDQFSFMELGIGTARRGWVEKGTVLNCLPLAGLIKALSA; the protein is encoded by the coding sequence ATGGATAACCGGAGGCTCGCCTCTTTTTTTTGGGATATAGCAAAACTTCTTGAATTTAGAGAAGAAGACATTTTCAGGATACGCTCATACCAGAAAGCCGCGCAGGCGATAGAAGACCATCCCGTTCCTCTGGAAGAAGCCTTCAGGTCCAAGGGAGCAGATGCTTTTAAAGGCATTCCCGGCATAGGCAAAAGCATTTCGGAAAAGATCGAAGAAGCCCTTGTTGACGGTGAGCCTGCCCTTTTAAAAGAGATCAAGAAGAAAGCGCCAAAAGGCATCCTTGAACTGATGGAAGTTAACGGAATAGGCCCAAAGCTCGCAAAGCTCCTTTATAAAGAGCTTAAGATAGGCTCCGTATCCATGCTCAAAAAAGCCGCTGCGGCAGGAAAACTTAAGGGTCTTCCCGGAATAGAAGAAAAAAAGCAGGAGAATCTGCTGAAGGCGGCCAGGGTTTTCCTTTCCAAAAAAGGAAAAGTCTATCTTGGAGAGGCGCTTCTTCTTGCCAGATCGCTGCTGAAAGAACTTAGATCAAAAACCTTCCTTGATGAAGCCGTGATCTGCGGCAGCCTGCGCAGAATGAAAGAGGAGATCGGGGATATTGACATCCTGGCTTCATCAAAGGACCCCGAAAGAGCCATCGACAGCTTTACAAAACTGCCGCAGGTAAGACGCGTCCTTTCAAAGGGGCCGACAAAGGCCTCTATCGTACTGGAGAATCTAATGAGCGCCGACCTAAGGGTCGTGCCGCCTAACATGGCGGGTAGCGCCATCCATTACTTTACCGGATCAAAACAGCACAATATCAGGATGCGCCGGCTTGCAATAGAAAAGGGGGTTAAGTTAAATGAATACGGCCTGTTCAAGAACAAAAAACGGATCGCCGGAAGGACCGAAGAAGAGCTCTTTGCCGCCCTGGGACTTGAGTTCATACCGCCCGAATTGAGAGAGGATTCCGGAGAGGTTGAAAAAGCCAAAGAAAGGTCCCTGCCCCGTCTTGTGGAGCAGAAAGACATAAGGGGCGACCTCCATGTGCACTCAAATTACTCCGACGGAAAAAGGTCCATAGAACAGATGGCCGCAGGCGCCATGGCGCTGGGATATGAATACATGGCTGTAACGGACCATTCAAAGTCCTCTGTGATAGCCGGAGGGCTTTCAAGAAAAGAACTGACGGCCCAGATGAAAGAGATAGATGCGATCAATAAAAAGCTCAAGGGCTTCAGGGTCCTTAAGGGCGTTGAAGTAGATATCCATGGCAACGGCTCCCTTGATCTTGATGACAGCCTGTTGGAAGAATTGGACATAGTGGTTGCTTCAATCCATTCCAGGTTTGGAATGAAAAAAGAGGAAATGACCGAACGCCTGATCAAGGCAATGGAAAACAGGAATGTTGACATCATCGGACATCCCACGGGTAGGCTCCTGGACAGAAGAGAACCTTATGAGATTAACATGGAAGAATTGATAGAGACGGCTGCTGCCACCGGTACCGCGCTTGAGCTCAACGCCAGCCCCAACCGGCTTGATCTTAACGCATCACACTGCCGCATGGCGGTTTCAAAAGGAGTAAAGATAGCAATAAATACGGACAGCCACGACACCGATCAATTCTCTTTTATGGAACTCGGTATTGGAACGGCCAGAAGAGGATGGGTAGAAAAAGGAACTGTTCTTAACTGCCTGCCGCTTGCAGGGCTGATCAAAGCTTTATCTGCCTGA
- a CDS encoding DJ-1/PfpI family protein, whose amino-acid sequence MKKAVLFIAGTAFRDEEYFDTKAALESSGITTITASHKAGPCLGKLGGKTLADIGLQELGGLEPDAVIIVGGPGIYEYFRNKDLHTVLTAAVSRNSVAAGICAGAAVLACSGILKGKKATSFSGVSKDLEANGALYTGNPLETDGRIVTADGPASASSFGLRIAELLNNG is encoded by the coding sequence ATGAAAAAGGCCGTTCTTTTTATCGCGGGGACCGCTTTCAGGGACGAAGAGTACTTTGACACTAAAGCCGCTCTCGAAAGTTCCGGCATAACTACAATAACCGCATCTCACAAAGCAGGCCCGTGCCTGGGCAAGCTGGGAGGAAAAACCCTGGCGGACATAGGACTGCAGGAGCTTGGCGGTCTTGAGCCTGACGCAGTTATCATTGTAGGAGGCCCAGGCATCTACGAATACTTCCGCAATAAAGACCTTCACACGGTCTTGACCGCCGCGGTATCAAGGAACAGCGTTGCGGCAGGCATCTGCGCCGGAGCCGCCGTTCTTGCCTGCAGCGGCATCCTGAAAGGCAAAAAAGCCACCTCCTTTTCGGGAGTTTCCAAAGACCTTGAAGCAAACGGGGCTCTCTATACCGGAAACCCTCTTGAAACCGACGGAAGGATAGTGACCGCCGACGGCCCCGCTTCTGCATCAAGCTTTGGACTAAGGATAGCCGAACTGCTCAACAATGGATAA
- a CDS encoding site-2 protease family protein, with protein MKTSLTIGSAGGIPIEVNYTWIAIFGLITWTLAVSWFPAYNPGLPPASYWTAAVLSTLLLFISILLHELSHSFVARKNGIPIKKITLFIFGGVAQMEKEPSSPSVEFKVAVAGPLCSAFIAVFCFAAYQTASQLSMEPLVISVIGYTGIINASLAVFNMIPGFPLDGGRLLRATIWHFDSSLKEATHIASNFGKLFSFAFMLLGLVYLFFGQIISGVWFIIIGFFIHEAADLAYQHLVLKKALVGTKLRDIMVKEVICVPSDLVLERLVEDYFYKYRHLGFPVVDNGIFKGMVTMQGIKTVPNSEWGSCKVEKVLQEPKKELLSCPDEDALDALIQVSKSGLGKLLVIDKGRLVGIIAQRDLVKLFEIKENLCDFKS; from the coding sequence ATGAAGACATCCCTTACCATAGGTTCCGCTGGCGGGATCCCGATCGAGGTCAATTATACCTGGATAGCGATCTTTGGACTGATAACCTGGACCCTTGCGGTCAGCTGGTTCCCGGCCTATAATCCGGGACTGCCGCCGGCCAGTTACTGGACAGCCGCTGTGCTTTCTACCCTGCTTTTGTTCATCTCAATACTGCTGCACGAACTCTCGCATTCTTTTGTGGCCAGAAAGAACGGCATCCCCATCAAAAAGATCACGCTCTTTATTTTTGGGGGAGTGGCGCAGATGGAAAAAGAGCCGTCATCCCCTTCGGTCGAGTTCAAAGTGGCCGTGGCGGGCCCTTTGTGTTCTGCTTTCATCGCTGTATTTTGCTTTGCCGCCTATCAAACGGCCTCCCAGCTGAGTATGGAACCCCTGGTGATCTCTGTCATCGGCTATACCGGCATTATTAATGCGTCCCTGGCCGTCTTTAACATGATCCCGGGCTTCCCTCTTGACGGGGGCAGGCTCCTGCGCGCAACTATATGGCATTTTGATTCCAGCCTCAAAGAAGCCACTCATATCGCCTCCAACTTCGGAAAATTGTTCTCTTTTGCTTTCATGCTGCTCGGGCTTGTCTATTTGTTCTTTGGCCAGATAATTTCGGGGGTCTGGTTCATAATAATCGGCTTTTTTATCCATGAAGCCGCCGATCTTGCATACCAGCATCTTGTGCTCAAAAAGGCCCTTGTCGGCACCAAGCTCAGGGACATAATGGTAAAAGAGGTTATTTGTGTTCCCTCCGATCTGGTGTTAGAGAGGCTGGTTGAAGATTACTTTTACAAATACAGGCATCTCGGCTTTCCTGTGGTGGACAACGGGATATTCAAAGGCATGGTAACAATGCAGGGGATTAAAACCGTTCCCAACAGCGAATGGGGGTCCTGCAAGGTGGAAAAGGTGCTGCAGGAGCCTAAAAAGGAACTGCTGTCCTGTCCCGACGAGGACGCGCTGGATGCCCTGATACAGGTGTCAAAATCGGGGCTTGGAAAACTGCTCGTTATAGACAAAGGCAGGCTTGTGGGCATCATAGCCCAGAGGGACCTTGTCAAACTGTTCGAGATCAAAGAGAACCTCTGCGACTTTAAATCATGA
- a CDS encoding LCP family protein: MAKKPRRPDLLRIITLLVCLLLIAYFWFYIFMPRSLPSSLKFGIPLKRTNILVMGLDQTFDEMHRPVRANRTDTLILASINPFSQTASLLSIPRDTLADIPGHGLDRINSAYAIGKEELTISSVSKLLDVHIDRHIVIRPGGLAKIVDSLGGIKLYVEKDMKYRDTWGGLNINLKKGYRRLSGKEAHDYIRFRNDEKADIGRVERQQTFIREMFKKLGSPATLFRLPALVSAVKRTFSSDISGRELFEAGNFLRMTDRRNIRSDTLPGYVSIDHRGCWAPDNRAAKRVLKELNIR; encoded by the coding sequence ATGGCAAAAAAACCTAGGCGGCCTGACCTTCTAAGGATAATAACACTCTTGGTGTGTCTGCTCCTGATAGCATATTTCTGGTTTTATATCTTCATGCCCCGCAGCCTGCCATCTTCTTTAAAGTTCGGCATCCCCCTAAAGAGGACCAATATCCTGGTCATGGGGCTTGACCAGACCTTTGACGAAATGCACCGTCCTGTCAGGGCTAACCGCACGGATACTCTTATCCTGGCAAGCATAAACCCGTTCTCCCAAACCGCGTCACTGCTCTCGATCCCCAGGGACACTCTGGCGGACATACCGGGACACGGGCTCGACCGCATCAACTCAGCCTATGCCATAGGAAAAGAGGAGCTGACCATCTCTTCCGTTTCAAAATTGCTGGATGTGCACATAGACAGGCACATAGTGATAAGGCCGGGAGGCCTGGCAAAGATAGTTGACAGCCTTGGAGGCATAAAACTGTATGTCGAAAAGGACATGAAGTACAGGGATACCTGGGGAGGCTTGAACATCAACCTGAAAAAAGGCTACCGTCGGCTTTCCGGCAAAGAAGCCCACGACTACATCAGGTTCAGGAACGATGAAAAAGCGGACATAGGCAGAGTTGAAAGACAGCAGACTTTCATAAGGGAGATGTTCAAGAAGTTGGGCAGCCCCGCAACGCTGTTCAGACTTCCCGCTCTCGTTTCCGCGGTCAAAAGGACCTTTTCATCGGATATATCCGGACGCGAGCTTTTTGAGGCCGGCAATTTTTTGAGGATGACCGACAGGCGAAATATCCGCTCCGACACCCTTCCCGGCTACGTTTCCATTGACCACAGGGGATGCTGGGCGCCTGACAACAGAGCCGCCAAAAGAGTCCTTAAAGAACTTAATATCAGATAG
- the ssb gene encoding single-stranded DNA-binding protein, with protein MAGLNRMIMTGRLTRDPEIRYTKNEIPVARFTVAVNRIKRKEEETAEADFFNCVAWRGLAKICGEYLKKGSLVAIEGRLNIRSYELKGAKKQSTEIIVDNMLMLDNKFFKVASQEAPKVEEDDLALVA; from the coding sequence ATGGCAGGATTGAACAGGATGATAATGACCGGCAGGCTTACCCGCGACCCCGAGATCCGCTACACCAAGAACGAGATCCCGGTGGCCAGGTTCACGGTGGCGGTGAACAGGATAAAGAGAAAGGAAGAAGAAACAGCGGAGGCGGATTTCTTTAATTGCGTGGCCTGGCGGGGGCTTGCCAAGATCTGCGGAGAATATCTCAAAAAGGGCAGCCTGGTGGCCATAGAAGGAAGGCTCAACATAAGGAGTTATGAGCTGAAGGGGGCAAAAAAGCAGTCCACCGAGATAATTGTCGACAATATGCTGATGCTGGACAACAAGTTCTTTAAAGTAGCATCGCAGGAGGCCCCAAAAGTTGAGGAGGACGACCTTGCTCTTGTTGCCTAG
- a CDS encoding GxxExxY protein encodes MNSFRKDLFIPVIIPDKLVHPDLSYTLMGILFDVHHSLGGGFQEKYYYKAIKNKLEKTKLPYLEQVRTDLELDGCNLGRYYIDFIVDNKIVLEIKAKQYFTQKDIKQVLAYLKKTGLQLGILASFAREGIKYKRILKGR; translated from the coding sequence ATGAACAGTTTCAGGAAGGATCTCTTCATACCCGTAATTATACCAGACAAGCTGGTGCATCCCGATCTTAGTTATACGCTAATGGGTATCCTCTTTGATGTCCATCATTCATTGGGTGGCGGATTTCAGGAGAAGTACTATTACAAAGCGATTAAAAACAAACTGGAAAAAACAAAACTTCCCTATCTTGAACAGGTCAGGACTGATCTTGAGTTGGACGGATGTAATCTGGGCAGGTATTATATCGATTTCATAGTTGACAATAAGATAGTGCTGGAGATCAAGGCAAAGCAGTATTTCACACAAAAAGACATCAAGCAGGTGCTTGCATATCTTAAGAAAACAGGACTTCAATTAGGCATCCTGGCCAGTTTTGCAAGGGAAGGCATTAAATACAAAAGGATACTCAAAGGCAGATGA